Proteins from a single region of Candidatus Kryptoniota bacterium:
- a CDS encoding WG repeat-containing protein — translation MIGIEKRRASILSHSLQIFTGRGLLKILLTCYVSIVPMISWSQTKLVPYRAGDAWGFCDADKSIVVRPKYQYVDKFFNGYARVRSSNRYGLVNEKGELVIKTDYDDVYDVSDNRVAVEQNGRWGFSDPSGRIIVPPEFDEVNSFCENLAAVKKGDNWGFIDTAGKVVIPIIYSKVFSFKSGLAGVLKENKAGFITEDGKEAVEIKYDDIPLRYDDMFSDGLSAVELNGYWGFVDLKGKLVIPNIFNFVFAFSEGMAGFIEGHKCGFIDRDGKVVVNPVYDNVFEFHEGFACVGSGTRRGYINRRAKLITEIKYNWANSFSDGRARVGSGVKFGFIGTTGIEVVPLIYDGADDFHEGLAAVMKGGHWGYVDRNGKVVIPFRYDSATKFEEGIALVKYNGQFGYIGKNGQEYWNGSSDESVR, via the coding sequence ATGATCGGCATCGAGAAGAGAAGAGCATCTATTCTATCGCATAGCCTGCAGATCTTCACGGGGAGGGGCTTACTGAAGATCCTGCTGACGTGTTATGTCTCGATCGTACCCATGATTTCTTGGTCACAGACGAAACTTGTCCCGTACCGCGCGGGTGACGCGTGGGGATTTTGTGACGCTGATAAGAGTATAGTTGTCCGTCCAAAGTATCAATATGTCGACAAGTTCTTCAACGGCTATGCGCGTGTTCGATCATCAAACCGGTACGGCCTCGTGAACGAAAAAGGCGAGCTGGTGATCAAAACTGACTACGATGACGTATACGACGTCTCCGACAATCGCGTCGCCGTGGAACAAAACGGCAGGTGGGGATTCTCGGACCCTTCCGGCAGAATAATTGTGCCACCCGAGTTTGATGAGGTGAACTCCTTCTGCGAAAATCTTGCGGCTGTAAAAAAAGGAGACAACTGGGGATTCATTGATACAGCTGGAAAAGTTGTTATCCCGATTATTTATTCGAAAGTCTTCAGTTTCAAATCCGGTCTCGCGGGCGTCTTGAAAGAAAACAAGGCGGGGTTCATAACCGAAGATGGAAAGGAAGCGGTCGAAATCAAATACGATGATATCCCTCTCAGGTATGACGACATGTTCTCCGATGGTCTTTCGGCAGTTGAACTGAACGGATACTGGGGGTTCGTCGATCTAAAAGGCAAGCTGGTCATCCCAAACATTTTCAATTTCGTATTTGCATTCAGCGAGGGGATGGCGGGTTTTATTGAGGGTCACAAGTGCGGCTTCATTGACCGGGACGGAAAAGTGGTGGTCAATCCTGTTTATGACAATGTCTTCGAGTTCCATGAAGGGTTCGCCTGCGTCGGAAGTGGAACGCGTCGCGGATATATAAATCGCCGCGCCAAATTGATAACCGAAATCAAATACAACTGGGCAAATTCGTTCAGTGACGGGAGAGCGAGGGTCGGATCGGGCGTCAAGTTCGGATTCATCGGCACAACGGGGATCGAAGTAGTCCCTCTGATCTATGACGGCGCGGACGACTTTCACGAAGGACTCGCCGCGGTCATGAAGGGCGGCCACTGGGGATACGTCGACAGGAACGGAAAGGTCGTCATCCCATTCAGGTACGACAGCGCGACAAAGTTCGAGGAGGGTATTGCTCTTGTGAAATATAACGGCCAATTCGGTTACATCGGCAAAAACGGTCAGGAATATTGGAACGGTAGTTCCGATGAAAGCGTGAGATGA